The following proteins are co-located in the Microplitis demolitor isolate Queensland-Clemson2020A chromosome 5, iyMicDemo2.1a, whole genome shotgun sequence genome:
- the LOC128667826 gene encoding putative nuclease HARBI1, whose product MELEGNGAEINPRNDAPARILNYYEEELENVIRRHIPNNEDDDDNDDDSIPVKKKILLTIWILATPDSFRSVADRFGLPKSTAHLIFTEIVDVLSYLLPQFIRWPDANECEVIEAGFLSKPQGFPGIIGAIDGSHIEILQPPGNANDYYNRKEKHSIILQGTCDHNGKFIDVLIGRPGRAHDASVFRSSTLFTRLADAENPLLRPNQHILGDSAYPLMVNLLTPFKDNGHLTRHQVNYNVKHASSRSIIERAFGLLKGKFRRLQYLNVKSVDMAIKIVSAACTLHNFILIQGDVNIRNNFPGENINNNDNNNDDNGNNNNGMDVDMNEEAENENADAKVKRNNIMNSM is encoded by the exons ATGGAGTTGGAAGGAAATGGTGCTGAAATAAATCCTCGTAATGATGCACCCGCTagaatattgaattattacgAGGAG GAGCTAGAAAATGTCATCAGGCGACACATTCCCAATAATGAAgacgatgatgataatgatgatgattcaattcctgtgaaaaaaaaaatcttattaacaatttGGATTTTAGCTACTCCAGATAGTTTTCGATCAGTTGCAGATAGATTTGGACTACCTAAGTCTACTGCTCACTTGATATTTACAGAAATTGTTGATGTATTGTCTTATCTTCTACCTCAGTTCATCCGTTGGCCCGATGCAAATGAATGCGAAGTTATTGAAGCT GGATTTCTTTCAAAGCCACAAGGGTTTCCCGGAATTATTGGAGCTATCGACGGATCTCATATTGAAATTTTGCAGCCTCCAGGCAATGCAAACGATTATTATAATCGAAAAGAGAAACATTCTATAATATTACAAg GTACATGTGATCATAATGGGAAATTTATAGACGTACTAATTGGAAGACCTGGTAGAGCACACGATGCATCTGTTTTTAGATCTTCAACTTTATTTACCCGACTAGCAGATGCTGAGAATCCACTATTACGGCCTAACCAACATATACTTGGTGATTCTGCATATCCGTTAATGGTGAACCTTCTAACGCCTTTTAAAGACAATGGTCACCTCACCAGACATCAAGTCAATTACAATGTAAAACATGCATCATCGCGATCAATAATTGAGCGCGCGTTTGGTTTACTAAAAGGAAAATTTCGTagattacaatatttaaacgtCAAATCTGTTGATATGGCCATTAAAATAGTTTCCGCAGCATGTACTTTGcacaattttattctaattcaGGGTGACGTAAATATTAGGAATAATTTTCCTggcgaaaatattaataataacgacaataataatgatgataatggtaataacaataatggaATGGACGTAGATATGAATGAAGAAGCGGAAAATGAAAATGCCGATGCAAAAGTAAAGCGAAATAACATCATGAATTCTATGtaa